AAAACCCGGAAAATCGTCGGGACGGGCCTGGGGTTACCTATTGTCAAACAACTGGTGGAAGCCCACCTGGGATTTATCCGGGTGGAAAGTCAGCCGGATCAGGGAACGACCTTCAAGGTCCTGATTCCTTCGATCCCCACGGAAAGGAATGTGCATGGCCGAATTGCAATTGAAACAAAGTGAGCTGTTTAAAAAAGTGGTTCCCGAGGGGTTAAAAATTCTCGCCCCTTTAGCCCGACTGGAGACCTATGCCCCGGGAAGTATCATCTTTTCTCAAAACACCTTGGCGGAAAAACTCTTTCTTCTGGATCATGGGGTGGTGGCCTTGAAGACCTCGCTGGCCGATGGGTTGGAAATTACCTATGAAATGATAACCAAAAAGGGAGACCCCTTCGGCTGGTCGGCCCTGGTTGAACCCTTTCAGCTCACGGCCACGGCCATCTGTCTGGAAAAAACTCAGGTTATCGCCTTTCAACAAAAGGAGTTGGATCGGATTTTCCAACAACATCCGGACCTGGGTTTCACGGTCATGAAAAACTTATGTGTCCTCATCGCCAGGCGG
The window above is part of the Deltaproteobacteria bacterium genome. Proteins encoded here:
- a CDS encoding cyclic nucleotide-binding domain-containing protein codes for the protein MAELQLKQSELFKKVVPEGLKILAPLARLETYAPGSIIFSQNTLAEKLFLLDHGVVALKTSLADGLEITYEMITKKGDPFGWSALVEPFQLTATAICLEKTQVIAFQQKELDRIFQQHPDLGFTVMKNLCVLIARR